In Mangifera indica cultivar Alphonso chromosome 1, CATAS_Mindica_2.1, whole genome shotgun sequence, a single genomic region encodes these proteins:
- the LOC123222496 gene encoding apoptotic chromatin condensation inducer in the nucleus-like isoform X1 — translation MCCFDLCFLMLGKMSSSSYPVLDNKPIDQWKVTELKEELKRRKLKSSGKKEELIRMLGNAIRIEREQAAKEEEVEANNDADSVSEPVVGVKDAKKLPNDTGIAKDVVIVGSQEKEKVDNVAVHLDMNTSAAALDQGEIESIEIAGNINENDAALEQEKILERDITGDTNPARVEEELVIHKTIVETSKTVTENVVTELALSGQELHNSGALKENLYSSVRLEISKPQLEDESVKPLRKDDMLDTSAPVNQVSEVSANLGSQIKSDSISTDSVSINEKIELKDNIIADNVKLEQDVIRPEMVEPSSTNIVPVGGESHPMDVEEPLERKTSIEETDYKNATIADMGKKNDSANVGYSEKLNLDRSSGEDSIEEDVLESNKQIDSKDSSDELRDRSEKDEVPAVKVDSPVDVIGDGLSDGKKVVQVEGKSCPAVVAEKRKINDQEAVGSNEPLKRQRKWNSESLKLTDQSSNLIPTTTPRDTFQSSASKRNLSRSDSVVSDDTAKERVVPPSPKSPTNSLRVDHFVRPFTLKAVHELLGKTGSFTCFWMDHIKTHCYVTYSSVDEAMETRKALYNIQWPPNNGGRPLVAEFVDPQEVKMRAEAPPQLSATPVSVPPPAPPALQPQPSTHQPAPRQQLAPPPPVSNSAPARERFTLPLPPPTPEKVDPPIMTLDDLFRKTKATPCIYYLPLSEGQVVGKLQSRRNNTKQSAGVNYRKELFQPSLGIWFVNGFRFGFSKDSACLRHMLLLVLEPSSSPNKTESLTGVLCLVFLLNWNSNFYRLVIILLDYFSFYYWMRSSISDRVWSSLYILLQLVFS, via the exons ATGTGCtgttttgatttgtgttttCTAATG TTGGGAAAGATGTCTTCGTCGTCATATCCAGTTCTTGACAACAAACCAATTGACCAGTGGAAGGTTACAGAACTTAAAGAAGAGCTAAAGAGGCGGAAGTTGAAATCAAGTGGTAAGAAGGAGGAGTTGATACGAATGCTGGGTAATGCCATTCGTATTGAACGGGAACAGGCTGCAAAGGAAGAAGAAGTGGAAGCGAATAATGATGCTGATAGTGTTAGCGAACCTGTAGTTGGGGTAAAAGATGCAAAAAAATTGCCAAATGATACTGGAATTGCCAAAGATGTTGTGATTGTTGGTAGTCAAGAGAAGGAAAAGGTGGATAATGTTGCGGTTCATCTTGACATGAACACTAGTGCTGCTGCCTTGGATCAAGGAGAGATTGAAAGCATAGAAATTGCTGGTAATATTAACGAAAATGATGCTGCCTTAGAGCAAGAGAAAATCCTAGAAAGGGACATTACAGGTGATACCAACCCTGCTAGAGTGGAGGAGGAGCTGGTTATCCATAAAACTATTGTGGAAACTAGCAAAACAGTTACTGAGAATGTGGTTACTGAATTAGCTTTGAGTGGGCAAGAGTTGCATAACTCTGGAGCACTGAAGGAGAATTTGTATTCAAGTGTTCGGCTGGAGATTTCAAAGCCCCAGCTGGAGGATGAGAGTGTAAAGCCTCTGCGCAAGGATGACATGCTTGACACCTCTGCTCCGGTTAATCAGGTATCTGAGGTCAGCGCTAATTTAGGGTCTCAAATAAAATCTGATTCTATTTCTACTGATTCTGTGTCAattaatgaaaagattgaacTAAAGGATAATATAATTGCTGATAATGTCAAATTAGAACAAGATGTTATTAGGCCGGAGATGGTGGAACCATCATCTACCAATATTGTCCCAGTTGGTGGTGAATCACATCCAATGGATGTTGAAGAGCCACTTGAGAGGAAGACATCTATTGAGGAGACGGATTACAAGAATGCTACAATTGCAGATATGGGCAAGAAAAATGACAGTGCAAATGTGGGTTATTCAGAAAAGTTAAATTTGGACCGAAGCTCTGGTGAGGACTCTATAGAGGAGGATGTCCTGGAGAGTAATAAACAAATAGATTCAAAGGATAGTTCTGATGAACTGAGGGACAGAAGTGAGAAAGATGAAGTGCCTGCTGTGAAAGTGGATAGTCCTGTAGATGTTATTGGAGATGGTTTATCTGATGGCAAAAAGGTTGTTCAAGTTGAGGGTAAGAGTTGTCCAGCTGTGGTTgctgagaaaagaaaaattaatg ATCAAGAAGCAGTGGGAAGCAATGAGCCTTTGAAGAGGCAACGTAAGTGGAACTCTGAAAGCCTGAAGCTTACAGACCAGAGTTCTAATCTTATACCTACCACCACACCAAGGGACACATTTCAATCTAGTGCTTCAAAACGGAACCTCTCTAGATCTGATTCGGTTGTCAGTGATGACACAGCCAAGGAACGTGTTG TTCCACCATCTCCAAAATCTCCAACTAATTCCCTCAGGGTTGATCATTTTGTGCGTCCTTTTACCCTAAAAGCTGTGCATGAGCTTCTAGGCAAGACTGGATCTTTCACCTGTTTCTGGATGGACCATATTAAGACTCATTGCTACGTCACT TATTCGTCAGTTGATGAAGCCATGGAGACACGTAAAGCTTTGTATAACATACAATGGCCTCCAAATAATGGTGGACGCCCATTGGTGGCTGAGTTTGTGGATCCCCAGGAAGTGAAAATGCGAGCAGAGGCTCCTCCTCAGTTGTCAGCTACACCTGTCAGTGTGCCTCCTCCAGCTCCACCTGCCTTACAGCCCCAGCCTTCAACCCATCAACCTGCTCCCAGACAGCAGCTTGCACCACCACCACCGGTATCTAACTCAGCCCCAGCAAGAGAGCGGTTCACTCTTCCACTCCCTCCCCCAACCCCAGAAAAAGTTGACCCACCAATCATGACTCTGGATGACCTATTTCGGAAAACCAAAGCAACTCCTTGCATCTACTACCTGCCTTTATCAGAGGGACAGGTTGTGGGGAAACTTCAATCACGGAGAAATAACACCAAGCA GTCTGCAGGTGTTAACTATAGGAAGGAACTGTTCCAGCCAAGCTTAGGGATCTGGTTCGTCAATGGATTTCGGTTTGGTTTTTCCAAAGACTCTGCCTGCTTGAGGCATATGCTTCTTTTAGTGTTAGAACCCTCTTCCTCCCCCAACAAAACTGAGAGCTTGACAGGTGTCTTGTGTCTTGTTTTTCTGTTGAACTGGAATTCCAACTTTTATAGACTGGTTATTATATTGTTagactatttttctttttactattgGATGAGATCTTCTATTTCAGATCGAGTTTGGTCTTCATTGTATATTCTACTACAACTAGTTTTTTCTTGA
- the LOC123222496 gene encoding apoptotic chromatin condensation inducer in the nucleus-like isoform X2: MSSSSYPVLDNKPIDQWKVTELKEELKRRKLKSSGKKEELIRMLGNAIRIEREQAAKEEEVEANNDADSVSEPVVGVKDAKKLPNDTGIAKDVVIVGSQEKEKVDNVAVHLDMNTSAAALDQGEIESIEIAGNINENDAALEQEKILERDITGDTNPARVEEELVIHKTIVETSKTVTENVVTELALSGQELHNSGALKENLYSSVRLEISKPQLEDESVKPLRKDDMLDTSAPVNQVSEVSANLGSQIKSDSISTDSVSINEKIELKDNIIADNVKLEQDVIRPEMVEPSSTNIVPVGGESHPMDVEEPLERKTSIEETDYKNATIADMGKKNDSANVGYSEKLNLDRSSGEDSIEEDVLESNKQIDSKDSSDELRDRSEKDEVPAVKVDSPVDVIGDGLSDGKKVVQVEGKSCPAVVAEKRKINDQEAVGSNEPLKRQRKWNSESLKLTDQSSNLIPTTTPRDTFQSSASKRNLSRSDSVVSDDTAKERVVPPSPKSPTNSLRVDHFVRPFTLKAVHELLGKTGSFTCFWMDHIKTHCYVTYSSVDEAMETRKALYNIQWPPNNGGRPLVAEFVDPQEVKMRAEAPPQLSATPVSVPPPAPPALQPQPSTHQPAPRQQLAPPPPVSNSAPARERFTLPLPPPTPEKVDPPIMTLDDLFRKTKATPCIYYLPLSEGQVVGKLQSRRNNTKQSAGVNYRKELFQPSLGIWFVNGFRFGFSKDSACLRHMLLLVLEPSSSPNKTESLTGVLCLVFLLNWNSNFYRLVIILLDYFSFYYWMRSSISDRVWSSLYILLQLVFS; the protein is encoded by the exons ATGTCTTCGTCGTCATATCCAGTTCTTGACAACAAACCAATTGACCAGTGGAAGGTTACAGAACTTAAAGAAGAGCTAAAGAGGCGGAAGTTGAAATCAAGTGGTAAGAAGGAGGAGTTGATACGAATGCTGGGTAATGCCATTCGTATTGAACGGGAACAGGCTGCAAAGGAAGAAGAAGTGGAAGCGAATAATGATGCTGATAGTGTTAGCGAACCTGTAGTTGGGGTAAAAGATGCAAAAAAATTGCCAAATGATACTGGAATTGCCAAAGATGTTGTGATTGTTGGTAGTCAAGAGAAGGAAAAGGTGGATAATGTTGCGGTTCATCTTGACATGAACACTAGTGCTGCTGCCTTGGATCAAGGAGAGATTGAAAGCATAGAAATTGCTGGTAATATTAACGAAAATGATGCTGCCTTAGAGCAAGAGAAAATCCTAGAAAGGGACATTACAGGTGATACCAACCCTGCTAGAGTGGAGGAGGAGCTGGTTATCCATAAAACTATTGTGGAAACTAGCAAAACAGTTACTGAGAATGTGGTTACTGAATTAGCTTTGAGTGGGCAAGAGTTGCATAACTCTGGAGCACTGAAGGAGAATTTGTATTCAAGTGTTCGGCTGGAGATTTCAAAGCCCCAGCTGGAGGATGAGAGTGTAAAGCCTCTGCGCAAGGATGACATGCTTGACACCTCTGCTCCGGTTAATCAGGTATCTGAGGTCAGCGCTAATTTAGGGTCTCAAATAAAATCTGATTCTATTTCTACTGATTCTGTGTCAattaatgaaaagattgaacTAAAGGATAATATAATTGCTGATAATGTCAAATTAGAACAAGATGTTATTAGGCCGGAGATGGTGGAACCATCATCTACCAATATTGTCCCAGTTGGTGGTGAATCACATCCAATGGATGTTGAAGAGCCACTTGAGAGGAAGACATCTATTGAGGAGACGGATTACAAGAATGCTACAATTGCAGATATGGGCAAGAAAAATGACAGTGCAAATGTGGGTTATTCAGAAAAGTTAAATTTGGACCGAAGCTCTGGTGAGGACTCTATAGAGGAGGATGTCCTGGAGAGTAATAAACAAATAGATTCAAAGGATAGTTCTGATGAACTGAGGGACAGAAGTGAGAAAGATGAAGTGCCTGCTGTGAAAGTGGATAGTCCTGTAGATGTTATTGGAGATGGTTTATCTGATGGCAAAAAGGTTGTTCAAGTTGAGGGTAAGAGTTGTCCAGCTGTGGTTgctgagaaaagaaaaattaatg ATCAAGAAGCAGTGGGAAGCAATGAGCCTTTGAAGAGGCAACGTAAGTGGAACTCTGAAAGCCTGAAGCTTACAGACCAGAGTTCTAATCTTATACCTACCACCACACCAAGGGACACATTTCAATCTAGTGCTTCAAAACGGAACCTCTCTAGATCTGATTCGGTTGTCAGTGATGACACAGCCAAGGAACGTGTTG TTCCACCATCTCCAAAATCTCCAACTAATTCCCTCAGGGTTGATCATTTTGTGCGTCCTTTTACCCTAAAAGCTGTGCATGAGCTTCTAGGCAAGACTGGATCTTTCACCTGTTTCTGGATGGACCATATTAAGACTCATTGCTACGTCACT TATTCGTCAGTTGATGAAGCCATGGAGACACGTAAAGCTTTGTATAACATACAATGGCCTCCAAATAATGGTGGACGCCCATTGGTGGCTGAGTTTGTGGATCCCCAGGAAGTGAAAATGCGAGCAGAGGCTCCTCCTCAGTTGTCAGCTACACCTGTCAGTGTGCCTCCTCCAGCTCCACCTGCCTTACAGCCCCAGCCTTCAACCCATCAACCTGCTCCCAGACAGCAGCTTGCACCACCACCACCGGTATCTAACTCAGCCCCAGCAAGAGAGCGGTTCACTCTTCCACTCCCTCCCCCAACCCCAGAAAAAGTTGACCCACCAATCATGACTCTGGATGACCTATTTCGGAAAACCAAAGCAACTCCTTGCATCTACTACCTGCCTTTATCAGAGGGACAGGTTGTGGGGAAACTTCAATCACGGAGAAATAACACCAAGCA GTCTGCAGGTGTTAACTATAGGAAGGAACTGTTCCAGCCAAGCTTAGGGATCTGGTTCGTCAATGGATTTCGGTTTGGTTTTTCCAAAGACTCTGCCTGCTTGAGGCATATGCTTCTTTTAGTGTTAGAACCCTCTTCCTCCCCCAACAAAACTGAGAGCTTGACAGGTGTCTTGTGTCTTGTTTTTCTGTTGAACTGGAATTCCAACTTTTATAGACTGGTTATTATATTGTTagactatttttctttttactattgGATGAGATCTTCTATTTCAGATCGAGTTTGGTCTTCATTGTATATTCTACTACAACTAGTTTTTTCTTGA
- the LOC123211322 gene encoding vesicle transport protein GOT1-like isoform X2 — translation MVSFEMNDRKKIGLGLTGFGIFFTFLGIIFFFDKGLLAMGNILFISGVSLSIGLKSTMQFFMKRQNFKGTISFGLGFFFVVIGWPIIGMILETYGFIVLFSGFWPTLAVFIQRIPILGWVFQLPFVRSLFDKYRGKRVPV, via the exons ATGGTTTCGTTTGAAATGAATGACCGTAAAA AGATTGGGCTGGGGTTGACTGGATTTGGAATATTTTTCACATTCTTGGGgatcatcttcttcttcgatAAGGGATTACTGGCCATGGGAAAT ATCCTCTTCATCTCAGGAGTGTCTCTATCCATTGGTTTGAAGTCCACTATGCAATTTTTCATGAAACGTCAAAACTTTAAG GGAACCATCTCTTTTGGTCTTGGCTTCTTCTTTGTTGTTATTGGTTGGCCAATTATTGGAATGATTCTTGAGACATATGGGTTCATTGTGCTCTTCAG TGGTTTCTGGCCAACACTTGCTGTTTTCATTCAGAGGATACCTATTCTTGGTTGGGTATTCCAACTACCATTTGTTAGATCG TTATTCGACAAGTATCGGGGAAAACGGGTGCCTGTATAA
- the LOC123211322 gene encoding vesicle transport protein GOT1-like isoform X1 — MVSFEMNDRKSELQSYSEIGLGLTGFGIFFTFLGIIFFFDKGLLAMGNILFISGVSLSIGLKSTMQFFMKRQNFKGTISFGLGFFFVVIGWPIIGMILETYGFIVLFSGFWPTLAVFIQRIPILGWVFQLPFVRSLFDKYRGKRVPV, encoded by the exons ATGGTTTCGTTTGAAATGAATGACCGTAAAAGTGAGTTACAATCATATTCAG AGATTGGGCTGGGGTTGACTGGATTTGGAATATTTTTCACATTCTTGGGgatcatcttcttcttcgatAAGGGATTACTGGCCATGGGAAAT ATCCTCTTCATCTCAGGAGTGTCTCTATCCATTGGTTTGAAGTCCACTATGCAATTTTTCATGAAACGTCAAAACTTTAAG GGAACCATCTCTTTTGGTCTTGGCTTCTTCTTTGTTGTTATTGGTTGGCCAATTATTGGAATGATTCTTGAGACATATGGGTTCATTGTGCTCTTCAG TGGTTTCTGGCCAACACTTGCTGTTTTCATTCAGAGGATACCTATTCTTGGTTGGGTATTCCAACTACCATTTGTTAGATCG TTATTCGACAAGTATCGGGGAAAACGGGTGCCTGTATAA
- the LOC123209327 gene encoding regulation of nuclear pre-mRNA domain-containing protein 1B-like: MNSVFSEQILADKLSKLNGTQQCIETLSHWCIFHQSKAELVVTTWDKQFHSSSMVQKVPLLYLANDILQNSKRKGNEFVTEFWKVLPSALKDVVEKGDDHGKKVVSRLVNIWEERRVFGSRGRSLKDVMLAAGDVPPPPLEFSGKKRSRSVRIVKRDSRSIRTKLSIGGAAEKIVSAYHLVLSERPSEEEEMAKCKSGVHRVRKMEKEVDVVCTIAEDPKRKSLASELEKEEHLLKQCIEKLKSVEANRVALVSQLKEALHEEESELENVRTQMQVAQGQAEEACNMRKRLNDEDHVSKLSTMTTPSVDTNTKAGQTPKRTAAAIAAEVADKLTASSSSQMIMHSVLSTFAAEEAKNAGLVKASTSSNSFTSIPVNSVTDAIAKSEKPMAISDPNKFLPAQSLTVPPNQSYQTILVPQPTLPSQASTSQAQYHMLSNPPPQQYMQPSGGIMTPFGYSSISSMPAGPPPPHMVSPMVPLVQQPIPLAQQPAPMNQQIPMLTQQPPAPPSFRPLQPPGLVYYGHPPHS, translated from the exons ATGAATAGCGTTTTCAGTGAACAGATACTTGCAGACAAGCTCTCCAAGCTCAACGGCACCCAACAGTGTATTGAAA CATTGTCACACTGGTGTATATTTCACCAGAGCAAAGCAGAGCTGGTGGTTACAACATGGGATAAACAATTTCACAGTTCGTCAATGGTTCAGAAAGTTCCCCTTTTGTATCTTGCAAATGACATCCTACAGAACAGTAAGCGTAAAGGAAATGAATTTGTTACTGAGTTTTGGAAAGTCCTTCCCTCAGCTCTCAAAGACGTTGTTGAGAAAGGGGATGATCATGGAAAGAAGGTTGTCTCTAGATTG GTCAATATATGGGAAGAAAGGAGAGTCTTTGGGTCCCGTGGACGAAGCCTCAAAGATGTGATGCTTGCTGCTGGAGATGTGCCTCCACCACCCTTGGAGTTTAGCGGCAAAAAACGTTCACGCTCAGTCAGAATTGTGAAAAGAGATTCCCGATCCATTAGAACG AAATTATCTATTGGAGGTGCAGCTGAAAAAATAGTGTCAGCATATCACTTGGTGCTCAGTGAACGTCCCAGTGAAGAGGAGGAGATGGCTAAGTGCAAGTCAGGGGTTCATCGCGTGAGGAAGATGGAGAAAGAGGTTGATGTTGTCTGTACCATTG CGGAAGATCCAAAGCGAAAATCCTTGGCCTCTGAACTAGAGAAGGAAGAACATCTTTTGAAACAATGTATTGAGAAACTTAAATCAGTTGAAGCCAATAGAGTAGCACTTGTATCTCAGTTAAAAGAAGCTCTCCATGAAGAG gaaTCTGAACTGGAGAATGTTCGAACTCAGATGCAG GTAGCTCAGGGTCAGGCAGAGGAGGCCTGCAACATGCGGAAGCGACTCAATGATGAAGATCATGTATCAAAACTATCTACTATGACTACCCCATCAGTTGATACTAACACAAAAGCTGGACAAACACCAAAGAGGACAGCTGCAGCTATTGCAGCTGAAGTTGCAGACAAGCTTACAGCTTCTAGCTCGTCACAAATGATCATGCACTCTGTTCTCTCTACATTTGCAGCTGAAGAAGCAAAGAATGCTGGTTTAGTAAAGGCTTCTACATCATCAAACTCATTCACATCCATACCTGTCAATTCAGTGACTGATGCGATTGCAAAGTCTGAGAAGCCTATGGCGATTTCGGATCCCAACAAGTTTTTGCCAGCTCAGTCACTTACCGTTCCTCCCAACCAATCATATCAGACCATTTTGGTACCCCAACCAACTCTGCCAAGCCAGGCCTCAACCTCGCAAGCTCAATATCACATGCTTTCTAACCCACCACCCCAACAATATATGCAGCCATCAGGTGGAATCATGACCCCATTCGGCTACAGTAGCATTTCATCCATGCCAGCAGGACCTCCTCCACCTCATATGGTCAGTCCAATGGTTCCTTTGGTTCAACAACCAATTCCATTAGCGCAGCAACCAGCACCTATGAATCAGCAGATACCTATGTTGACACAGCAGCCCCCAGCACCTCCTAGTTTCAGGCCACTACAGCCGCCGGGACTGGTATATTATGGTCATCCTCCCCATTCctaa
- the LOC123209332 gene encoding short-chain dehydrogenase RED1-like, producing the protein MRDLENDSRFFLHELDVVSDDSKKNCVANVIEKFGRIDILVNNAEVQCVGPLAELPWSAMEQTFNTNVLGAPRMIQAVVPHMAARKKGKIVNTGSISVAMPTPWAAVYGASKATILSLTDTLRLELRHFGIHVTVVAPGAIKSNIANSAVANCSTAEWNLYEPFEDIIKERAYLSQTPKSTPADVFARDTLAVLLKNNPPAWFTTGQFSTIMAIIYHMPNWFKDFVARRIMKG; encoded by the exons ATGAGAGATCTGGAGAATGATTCCAGGTTCTTTCTGCATGAACTTGATGTTGTTTCAGATGACAGTAAGAAAAATTGTGTGGCGAATGTAATTGAAAAGTTTGGAAGAATTGATATTTTGGTTAACAATGCAGAAGTCCAATGTGTTGGCCCTCTTGCTGAGCTTCCTTGGTCAGCTATGGAGCAAACTTTCAACACCAACGTTT TAGGTGCCCCGAGGATGATTCAAGCCGTTGTTCCCCACATGGCTGCCAGGAAAAAGGGAAAGATTGTAAATACAGGAAGTATTAGTGTTGCAATGCCTACACCTTGGGCTGCTGTTTACGGTGCAAGTAAAGCTACCATTCTTTCACTTACTGATACCTTGAG ACTTGAACTTCGTCATTTTGGGATTCATGTCACTGTCGTTGCTCCTGGGGCAATTAAGTCAAACATAGCCAACTCTGCCGTTGCCAACTGCAGCACAGCTGAATGGAATCTATACGAGCCATTTGAAGACATAATCAAGGAGAGAGCTTATCTTTCACAAACACCAAAATCAACCCCAGCTGATGTGTTTGCAAGGGACACTCTGGCTGTTTTGTTAAAGAACAATCCCCCAGCTTGGTTCACCACTGGACAATTCTCCACCATCATGGCAATCATTTACCATATGCCCAATTGGTTTAAAGATTTCGTTGCAAGGAGGATAATGAAAGGTTAA
- the LOC123217271 gene encoding short-chain dehydrogenase RED1-like, producing MEPQEQQLPVVLIIGCSQGGIGHALAREFAAKGCMVVATSRSKTAMADLEHDPRFFLQELDVVSDESVKNVVSNVVEKCGKIDVLVNNAGVQCVGPLAELPLSAMEHTFNTNVYGPMRMVQAVVPHMASRKKGKIVNVGSVSAYLPAPWAGVYTSTKCALHSLTDTLRLELRHFGIDVINIVPGAITSNIGKTALSNYNRMPEWKLYKPFEEYIRERAYFSQTSKSTPAEVFAKNTVAAVMKNNPPAWFSSGQLSTIMAILYHMPIFVKDFIVRKAVKC from the exons ATGGAGCCTCAAGAGCAGCAGCTGCCAGTGGTGTTAATCATCGGCTGTTCTCAGGGCGGGATAGGCCACGCGCTGGCACGTGAGTTTGCTGCAAAAGGGTGCATGGTGGTGGCCACCAGCAGATCCAAAACGGCCATGGCTGACCTCGAACATGACCCCAGGTTCTTCCTTCAAGAACTTGATGTTGTTTCTGATGAAAGTGTGAAGAATGTTGTGTCAAATGTTGTTGAAAAATGTGGAAAGATTGATGTTTTGGTTAATAATGCTGGAGTTCAATGTGTTGGCCCTCTTGCTGAGCTTCCTTTATCAGCTATGGAGCACACTTTCAATACCAATGTTtatg GTCCCATGAGGATGGTTCAAGCAGTTGTTCCTCACATGGCATCCAGGAAGAAGGGAAAGATTGTAAATGTCGGAAGTGTTAGTGCATACCTTCCTGCACCATGGGCTGGCGTCTACACATCAACTAAATGTGCTCTTCATTCACTGACTGATACTTTGAG ATTGGAACTAAGACATTTTGGAATTGATGTCATCAACATCGTCCCTGGGGCTATAACATCCAATATAGGAAAGACTGCTCTTTCCAACTACAACCGGATGCCTGAATGGAAGCTGTACAAGCCATTTGAAGAATATATCCGAGAGAGAGCTTATTTTTCGCAGACATCAAAGTCAACCCCTGCAGAAGTGTTTGCAAAGAACACTGTAGCGGCAGTGATGAAGAACAACCCCCCTGCTTGGTTCTCCTCCGGTCAACTCTCCACCATAATGGCGATTCTATACCATATGCCCATTTTTGTTAAAGATTTTATTGTCAGAAAAGCAGTGAAATGCTGA